The following are encoded together in the Ovis aries strain OAR_USU_Benz2616 breed Rambouillet chromosome 15, ARS-UI_Ramb_v3.0, whole genome shotgun sequence genome:
- the LOC101121706 gene encoding olfactory receptor 52N2-like, whose product MSGANISSLTPGFFILNGVPGLETAHIWISLPFCFMYIIALVGNCGLIYLIGHEEALHRPMYYFLALLSFTDVTLCTTTVPNMLCIFWFNLKEIDFNGCLAQMFFVHMLTGMESGVLMLMALDRYVAICHPLRYASILTSAVIAKAGLATLLRGVMLIFPFTFLTKRLPYCRGNFIPHTYCDHMSVAKVSCGKVKVNAIYGLLAALLIGGFDIFCISMSYTMILRAVVSLSSADARQKAFSTCTSHICAIVITYVPALFTIFTHRFGEKIIPPHVHIIIANLYLMLPPTLNPIVYGVKTRQIREGVIKLLFKEKDILAVK is encoded by the coding sequence ATGTCTGGAGCCAATATCTCCAGCCTGACACCAGGATTCTTTATCTTGAATGGTGTTCCTGGGCTGGAAACCGCACACATCTGGATCTCCCTGCCATTCTGCTTCATGTACATCATTGCTCTTGTGGGCAACTGTGGACTCATCTACCTCATCGGCCATGAGGAGGCCCTGCATCGCCCCATGTACTACTTTCTGGCCCTACTCTCCTTCACAGATGTCACCCTGTGCACCACCACGGTACCCAACATGCTGTGCATATTCTGGTTCAACCTTAAGGAGATTGACTTCAATGGCTGCCTGGCTCAGATGTTTTTTGTCCACATGTTGACTGGGATGGAGTCTGGGGTGCTCATGCTCATGGCGCtggaccgctatgtggccatctgccaccccTTACGCTACGCCAGCATCCTCACCAGTGCTGTCATTGCCAAGGCTGGTCTTGCCACTCTGCTGAGGGGTGTGATGCTCATCTTTCCATTCACTTTCCTTACCAAGCGCCTGCCCTATTGTCGAGGCAACTTCATTCCCCACACGTACTGTGACCACATGTCTGTGGCCAAGGTGTCCTGTGGCAAAGTCAAGGTCAACGCCATCTATGGTCTCTTGGCAGCCCTCCTGATTGGGGGCTTtgatattttctgtatttctatgtCTTACACTATGATCTTGCGAGCTGTGGTGAGTCTGTCTTCTGCAGATGCTCGTCAAAAAGCCTTCAGCACCTGTACGTCTCACATATGTGCTATTGTCATTACATATGTTCCAGCCTTATTCACCATTTTTACTCACCgctttggggaaaaaatcatTCCTCCTCATGTCCATATCATAATTGCTAATCTCTATTTGATGTTGCCTCCTACCCTGAACCCAATTGTATATGGAGTCAAGACCAGGCAGATCCGGGAAGGAGTCATCAAGTTACTTTTTAAGGAGAAAGATATCTTAGCTGTGAAATAG